Proteins co-encoded in one Rattus rattus isolate New Zealand chromosome 5, Rrattus_CSIRO_v1, whole genome shotgun sequence genomic window:
- the LOC116900949 gene encoding lys-63-specific deubiquitinase BRCC36-like, giving the protein MNWSQALTHIWQKTTWSGLSGRASKKIGSREQLSAALTEVERLAELTGRPMRVVGWYHSHPHITVWSSHVDVRTQAMYQMMDQGFVGLIFFCFIEDKNTKTGRVLYTCFQSVQAQKSSDYERIEIPIHVVPHVTIWKVCLESEVELPKILCQEEQDAYRRIHSLTHLDSVTKIHNGSVFTKNLCSQMSAVSGPLLQWLEDRLEQNQQHLRELQREKEEVMVELRSLE; this is encoded by the exons ATGAACTGGTCACAGGCCCTGACACATATATGGCAGAAAACTACCTGgtccggcctcagtgggagag CTTCTAAGAAAATTGGGAGTAGAGAGCAGCTGTCTGCAGCCTTGACTGAGGTGGAAAGGTTGGCGGAACTCACTGGCCGTCCCATGAGAGTTGTCGGCTGGTACCATTCGCACCCTCACATAACGGTGTGGTCTTCACACGTGGATGTTCGCACGCAAGCCATGTACCAAATGATGGACCAAGGCTTCGTGGgacttattttcttctgtttcataGAAGACAAGAACACAAAGACCGGACGTGTCCTCTACACTTGCTTCCAATCCGTACAAGCCCAGAAAAGCTCAGACTATGAGAGAATCGAAATCCCCATCCACGTCGTTCCTCACGTCACCATCTGGAAAGTTTGCCTGGAGTCCGAGGTGGAGCTGCCGAAGATCCTGTGTCAGGAGGAGCAGGACGCGTACAGGCGGATCCATAGCCTCACACATCTGGACTCGGTGACCAAGATCCACAATGGCTCGGTCTTCACCAAGAATCTGTGCAGCCAGATGTCGGCGGTGAGTGGGCCTCTGCTGCAGTGGTTAGAGGACAGATTGGAGCAAAACCAGCAGCATCTGCGGGAGCTGCAGCGGGAGAAGGAGGAGGTCATGGTGGAGCTGCGTTCGCTCGAATAA